A region of Paralichthys olivaceus isolate ysfri-2021 chromosome 24, ASM2471397v2, whole genome shotgun sequence DNA encodes the following proteins:
- the mbd5 gene encoding methyl-CpG-binding domain protein 5: protein MNGGKDCEAGDERQAAPVQVPIGWQRKAQRGRGVIYISPSGSVLSSLEQVKTYLLTDGTCKCGLECPLILHKVFNFDPGAAVKQRTAEDVKADEDVTKLCIHKRKLLAVATLHKSMETHPPLTLTSPGGGTSHVVAAHSTTQRAIRNKPHDGLSNAVGPDCKSPFKMMMAAGQQQQRLYPPQEMGGAQQPELYSVYHRPQRLGSGEPGPKSPYRAGYVGMLSPPLSSAKLYGDGSQSPSADTLGSPEGFPRTNPCGFPGAGSPGSASIHGNTRTPLSPPSVMLHGSPASQPSCAMTGRTSTPLSPTATAKSPVMNMPRGNFPPGMDMPRVAFHHKTQQPVHPVPPTPSIPPSCALQKRQLTSEKDPLGILDPIPSKPVSQPPTNAPNPSNFQPNIHSQVPMMNVNIPPPVIVPLPSNLPLPTVKPGPVGHGGHVQRTQQGGPASSMSPSPVTSPVHMAGPAIGRMEASPHRSRSSSTSSDHGNFAMPSGHQTPCGTMKVPPRSPRSAIGSPRPAMPSSPSTNKTDPLHQYKDSQLLPGMVNSIGTQQHGNPMYSPTSSSSSSSLATPSASQKGHPGLLGMPLNQILNQQNATSFPASSLLSAAAKAQLANQNKLSAAGNSTAGTAGGGVGIAGMGAGSGGHPGSLSSPRGMEGHSTLNPMLPPNSTMLLNTPEGQSGRAALRDKLMAQQRDPMRKRKQSSGGAAANHDNSNNMVYNMLNKSGMGGPHMPGPSATEQLRKVGRLGNLPPNTSMAQLLQSMSCQSSHNLTGSSHRPGLSPGPGQGPQGAPQLHYNDSMGMVPGGLQQNLHAQQRLQGPGDAMQHCQNMDASGGHLGTRPGQFPDMIAQMQASSMSNCRPVGPGGGPVGPDGMLLGRPNTNPPPLSHPSPHPSQQNLLHSMGRTNMVVMPHGGVDGGCTQSISESGNPSSLGCGVGGLPPHVNRGQMYQQQVHQGMQQGVASHPAYQGQQHFSDNTPYTDGNIVNAGSMACLYQNYQQGMLQHPQFGEGQQPQGEGLPGTPSSDRGPGGGPESVDAIYRAVVDAASKGMHVTITTTVSGTTQASPVPALSAMSAFTASIGEPVNLPQAVSAVLHGHQEGEALPQHTRPRQVRLGRGQKNMDAGKSTPDGTPEANDYFRSPGRGTPRGQWDGETQHGGGFDAHSNSSTWGGEEFLECSTQVRSSPCMERPASLAPAPPCPTEGSNDHGLAMAHEKAFLDDGYRFNNCSRTPANYKERLEQTVERCTHINGATPHFNTRGYGEVLGPPRQELTGDDQSPSSSTSLEGPLATAKDYSHYNGHFNGMAPSPSDTKSLSSEEDLRQPDSPSSELLHYRSRTFNMGELVWGQLKGFPPWPAKLAGDEQVHSAAMQLREQAKVEPEKLKTLTHDLEALDRAAKRGLKPGKLNNHLEAAIHEAMSELDKMSGTIPSRDRQVKLPKPKRRKISR, encoded by the exons ATGAATGGCGGAAAGGACTGTGAGGCAGGAGATGAGAGGCAGGCCGCCCCTGTCCAGGTCCCCATTGGCTGGCAGCGCAAGGCACAGCGTGGCAGAGGGGTCATATACATAAG TCCCAGTGGCTCGGTGCTGTCCAGCTTGGAGCAGGTGAAGACCTACCTGCTGACAGATGGAACCTGCAAATGTGGCCTGGAGTGCCCACTCATCCTCCACAAG GTGTTCAACTTCGACCCAGGGGCAGCTGTCAAGCAGAGGACAGCGGAGGACGTGAaagcagatgaagatgtcacCAAACTCTGCATTCACAAGAGGAAGCTTCTGGCAGTGGCCACGCTGCACAAGAGTATGGAGACACATCCACCTCTGACACTGACCAGTCCAGGGGGAG GTACATCACATGTGGTTGCTGCGCATTCCACGACTCAACGAGCAATAAGAAATAAACCCCACGACGGCCTGTCCAATGCGGTTGGCCCTGACTGCAAGAGTCCTTTCAAGATGATGATGGCAGCaggacaacagcagcagaggctgTATCCACCCCAGGAGATGGGTGGAGCCCAGCAGCCGGAGCTCTACTCTGTGTACCACAGGCCACAGAGGCTGGGTAGTGGGGAGCCAGGCCCCAAATCCCCATACAGGGCTGGGTACGTAGGCATGCTGAGCCCACCTCTCTCAAGTGCAAAGCTATATGGAGACGGATCTCAGTCTCCCAGTGCAGACACTCTGGGCAGCCCTGAGGGCTTTCCAAGGACCAATCCGTGTGGTTTTCCAGGAGCTGGCAGTCCTGGCTCAGCCTCCATCCATGGGAATACTAGGACGCCTCTTTCCCCACCCAGTGTGATGCTCCATGGCTCCCCTGCGAGCCAACCATCCTGCGCCATGACAGGAAGGACTAGCACGCCCCTCTCCCCAACGGCCACTGCCAAAAGCCCTGTCATGAACATGCCACGGGGCAACTTCCCCCCGGGTATGGATATGCCCCGTGTGGCTTTTCACCATAAAACACAGCAGCCTGTGCATCCGGTGCCGCCCACCCCTTCCATACCACCATCCTGTGCCCTTCAGAAAAGGCAGTTGACTTCCGAAAAAGACCCCTTAGGCATCTTAGACCCTATTCCCAGCAAACCAGTCAGCCAGCCCCCCACCAATGCCCCAAACCCCTCAAATTTCCAGCCTAACATCCACTCTCAGGTACCAATGATGAATGTAAACATACCCCCTCCTGTCATTGTTCCCTTGCCAAGCAACTTACCTTTACCCACAGTGAAGCCTGGGCCTGTGGGGCATGGTGGCCATGTTCAGAGGACTCAACAGGGTGGTCCAGCTTCTTCCATGTCCCCCTCACCTGTCACTTCCCCTGTCCACATGGCTGGGCCGGCCATTGGGAGAATGGAGGCCTCCCCTCATCGGTCACgctcatcctccacctcctctgatCATGGGAACTTTGCAATGCCCTCTGGGCACCAGACCCCATGTGGCACCATGAAAGTCCCTCCTCGTTCTCCCAGGTCCGCCATAGGATCTCCCAGACCGGCCATGCCCTCCAGCCCCTCCACCAACAAAACAGACCCACTCCACCAGTACAAAGACTCCCAGCTGTTGCCTGGGATGGTAAACTCTATTGGCACCCAGCAGCATGGTAACCCCATGTATTctcccacctcttcctcctcctcctcctctctggcaACCCCTAGCGCTTCCCAGAAGGGCCACCCAGGACTGCTGGGGATGCCCCTCAACCAGATCCTCAACCAACAAAACGCCACTTCCTTCCCTGCCAGCAGTCTCTTGTCAGCCGCAGCCAAAGCACAGCTagcaaatcaaaacaaactcaGCGCTGCTGGCAACAGCACTGCTGGCACGGCTGGTGGTGGAGTTGGTATCGCAGGCATGGGGGCAGGTAGTGGTGGGCACCCTGGCTCTTTAAGCAGCCCTCGAGGCATGGAGGGACACAGCACTTTAAATCCCATGCTCCCGCCAAACTCCACCATGCTGCTCAACACCCCTGAGGGCCAGAGTGGTCGGGCAGCCCTCAGAGACAAACTCATGGCCCAGCAGAGGGACCCTATGCGCAAACGGAAGCAGTCGTCAGGCGGTGCGGCTGCAAACCATGACAACAGTAACAACATGGTCTACAACATGCTTAACAAATCAGGCATGGGTGGACCCCACATGCCAGGGCCCAGTGCCACTGAGCAGCTGCGTAAAGTGGGGCGACTTGGAAACCTTCCCCCAAACACTTCCATGGCCCAGCTTCTCCAGTCCATGAGCTGCCAGAGCTCCCATAACTTGACTGGGAGCAGCCATCGTCCAGGTCTTAGCCCAGGTCCAGGGCAGGGTCCTCAAGGAGCTCCACAGCTGCACTACAACGACAGCATGGGAATGGTCCCTGGTGGCCTTCAGCAGAACCTCCATGCGCAGCAGAGACTGCAGGGTCCAGGAGATGCCATGCAGCACTGCCAGAACATGGATGCCTCTGGAGGCCATCTGGGCACACGTCCAGGCCAGTTCCCTGACATGATAGCCCAAATGCAGGCGTCCTCCATGAGTAACTGTAGGCCAGTGGGGCCAGGTGGTGGACCAGTGGGCCCTGATGGCATGCTGCTGGGACGCCCCAACACCAATCCCCCACCACTATCCCATCCTAGCCCTCATCCTTCACAGCAGAACCTTCTTCACAGTATGGGGCGGACTAACATGGTGGTGATGCCACATGGAGGGGTTGATGGAGGCTGTACACAGAGTATTTCTGAATCAG GAAACCCATCATCCCTTGGCTGTGGTGTGGGAGGCCTGCCACCCCATGTGAACAGAGGTCAGATGTACCAGCAGCAGGTCCACCAGGGCATGCAGCAGGGGGTTGCCTCCCACCCGGCCTACCAGGGCCAGCAGCACTTTTCTGACAACACACCCTACACAGACGGCAACATCGTCAATGCTGGCTCCATGGCCTGCCTCTACCAGAACTACCAG CAGGGGATGTTGCAGCACCCACAGTTTGGGGAGGGGCAACAGCCCCAGGGAGAGGGGCTTCCAGGTACACCTAGCTCTGACAGGGGGCCAGGTGGTGGCCCAGAGTCGGTGGACGCCATCTACAGAGCTGTGGTAGACGCTGCCAGCAAGGGTATGCATGTAACGATAACAACCACAGTGAGCGGGACCACACAGGCGAGTCCGGTGCCTGCCCTCAGCGCCATGAGTGCCTTCACTGCTTCTATAGGGGAGCCTGTCAACCTCCCCCAAGCAGTTAGTGCAGTCCTGCATGGGCACCAGGAGGGGGAGGCATTACCCCAGCACACCAGGCCAAGGCAGGTGAGGCTAGGACGGGGTCAGAAGAACATGGATGCTGGGAAGAGCACTCCAGACGGCACTCCTGAGGCCAATGACTACTTCCGTTCTCCTGGCCGTGGTACTCCCAGGGGGCAGTGGGACGGGGAGACGCAGCACGGGGGAGGTTTTGACgcacacagcaacagcagcacctGGGGCGGCGAGGAATTTCTAGAGTGTTCGACCCAAGTTAGGAGTAGTCCCTGCATGGAGCGACCCGCCAGTTTGGCTCCTGCCCCGCCCTGCCCCACTGAGGGCTCCAACGATCATGGCCTGGCCATGGCCCACGAAAAGGCCTTTCTCGATGATGGATATCGCTTTAATAACTGCAGCCGGACTCCTGCAAACTACAAGGAGCGTCTCGAGCAGACAGTGGAACGCTGCACCCATATCAACGGTGCCACTCCCCATTTCAACACCCGTGGTTATGGTGAAGTCCTAGGTCCCCCACGGCAGGAGCTGACAGGGGACGACCAGTCACCCAGCTCTTCCACGAGCCTGGAAGGACCCCTGGCAACAGCCAAAGACTACAGCCACTACAACGGCCACTTCAACGGTATGGCGCCCAGCCCCTCGGACACAAAGAGCCTGAGCAGCGAGGAAGACCTGCGGCAGCCAGACTCTCCCTCCTCAGAGCTGCTTCACTACCGATCCAGGACCTTCAACATGGGGGAGCTGGTCTGGGGCCAGCTGAAGGGGTTCCCACCCTGGCCTGCCAAGCTGGCTGGGGACGAACAAGTGCACAGCGCTGCTATGCAGCTGCGGGAGCAGGCAAAG GTAGAGCCAGAGAAGCTAAAAACACTAACTCACGACTTGGAGGCCCTTGACCGAGCCGCCAAAAGAGGCCTGAA ACCGGGGAAACTGAATAATCACTTGGAAGCTGCTATCCACGAAGCCATGAGTGA